In one window of Microbacterium dextranolyticum DNA:
- a CDS encoding HEPN domain-containing protein, protein MMFADLKARHRRERDAEPAALSLRVHRALSWLGRAEQSADDRDVQFVLLWVAFNAAYAQDLAIDISQSERERLHAFLGQLCRVDEKRFENLLWHEFSGSVRMLLENRYVFQPFWDWRNGRISEADFQRQFDGARRAAERALGAGDTNVVLQIVFHRLYTLRNQLVHGGATWNGDINREQVRDCATILGRFVPLIIATLMDYPGEEWGPVHYPVVS, encoded by the coding sequence ATGATGTTCGCCGATCTGAAAGCGCGTCACCGGCGTGAGCGGGATGCCGAGCCGGCGGCACTTTCGCTGCGCGTGCACCGCGCGTTGAGCTGGCTCGGCCGCGCGGAGCAATCGGCTGACGACCGCGATGTCCAGTTCGTCCTGCTCTGGGTTGCGTTCAACGCGGCGTACGCTCAGGACCTCGCGATCGACATCTCGCAATCGGAGCGGGAACGGCTGCACGCATTCCTGGGTCAGCTGTGTCGAGTGGACGAGAAGCGCTTCGAGAACCTGTTGTGGCACGAGTTCTCCGGCAGCGTGCGGATGCTGCTCGAGAACCGATACGTCTTCCAGCCGTTCTGGGACTGGCGCAACGGGCGCATCAGCGAGGCCGATTTCCAGCGTCAGTTCGATGGCGCGCGCCGGGCCGCCGAACGCGCTTTGGGCGCCGGCGACACCAACGTCGTCCTCCAGATCGTTTTTCATCGGCTCTACACGCTGCGCAACCAGCTCGTCCACGGCGGCGCGACCTGGAACGGTGACATCAACCGCGAACAGGTCCGCGACTGCGCAACCATCCTCGGGCGCTTCGTGCCGCTGATCATCGCGACGCTGATGGATTACCCCGGCGAAGAGTGGGGCCCCGTCCACTATCCCGTCGTCAGCTGA
- a CDS encoding class I SAM-dependent methyltransferase: MDAADFARAAHVIQTFGEPMKFYKWTRIYLPTPMGWKHWTMDRNLDETTLVNRGRVEHVYGIQNMPITRSCVASEYDVVASEWDKKHCLTDDEIEGTTTFIKNVFGEQLWRTLDVGCGTGWPMTTGLVDPVRYVGIDHSTAMLNALVAKHAVTAGIHAMTWSDAHEKRVLCGTHFDSVLALGGTASYLSPAELREVTARGKRGAVVMHYRDGEGPVTDDLDAAFAAASLRAATRFASSQVAVGRFVVSHLPEA, translated from the coding sequence TTGGATGCCGCGGACTTCGCGCGCGCCGCACACGTGATCCAGACATTCGGCGAGCCGATGAAGTTCTACAAATGGACCCGCATCTATCTGCCCACCCCGATGGGCTGGAAGCACTGGACGATGGATCGCAACCTTGACGAGACAACTCTCGTCAATCGCGGCCGCGTGGAGCACGTGTACGGCATCCAGAATATGCCCATCACCCGGTCATGCGTGGCCTCAGAATACGACGTGGTCGCGTCCGAGTGGGACAAGAAGCACTGTCTCACGGATGACGAGATCGAAGGTACGACGACGTTCATCAAGAATGTCTTCGGCGAGCAGCTGTGGCGCACCCTCGACGTCGGATGCGGAACGGGATGGCCCATGACAACCGGTCTCGTGGACCCGGTCCGCTACGTCGGCATCGACCACTCAACAGCGATGCTCAACGCGCTCGTGGCAAAGCACGCGGTCACAGCAGGCATCCACGCGATGACCTGGAGCGACGCTCACGAGAAGCGGGTGCTGTGTGGCACCCACTTTGACAGCGTGCTGGCGCTGGGCGGGACCGCGTCCTATCTCTCGCCAGCAGAGCTGCGGGAGGTGACCGCTCGAGGAAAGCGAGGGGCGGTCGTCATGCACTACAGAGATGGCGAAGGGCCGGTCACAGACGATCTTGACGCCGCGTTCGCGGCGGCGTCTCTCAGGGCTGCAACTCGATTCGCCAGCAGCCAGGTCGCCGTCGGTCGGTTCGTCGTTTCGCACCTACCGGAGGCTTGA